From the genome of Primulina eburnea isolate SZY01 chromosome 12, ASM2296580v1, whole genome shotgun sequence, one region includes:
- the LOC140807256 gene encoding eukaryotic peptide chain release factor subunit 1-3-like, producing the protein MTDGQENDKNIEIWKIKKLIKALESARGNGTSMISLIIPPGDQVSRITKMLAEEYGTASNIKSRVNRQSVLGAITSAQQRLKLYNKVPPNGLVLYTGTVVTDDGKEKKVTFDFMPFKPINASLYLCDNKFHTEPLAQLLESDEKFGFIVMDGNGTLFGTLSGNTREVLHKFTVDLPKKHGRGGQSALRFARLRMEKRHNYVRKTAELATQFFINPTTSQPNVSGLILAGSADFKTELSQSDMFDPRLQAKILNVADVSYGGENGFNQAIELSAEILSNVKFIQEKRLIGKFFEEISQDTGKYVFGVDDTIKALEMGAVETLIVWENLDVNRYVFKNSVTNETIIKYLTKDQETDQNNFKDSVTSAELEVQDKMPLLEWFANEYKNFGCALEFVTNRSQEGSQFCRGFGGIGGILRYQLDMRTFDEPSDEGEIYEDSD; encoded by the coding sequence ATGACTGATGGTCAAGAAAATGATAAGAATATCGAAATATGGAAAATAAAGAAACTGATCAAGGCTTTAGAGTCTGCTAGAGGAAATGGTACTAGCATGATATCCCTTATCATTCCCCCTGGTGATCAAGTTTCCCGGATCACTAAAATGCTGGCTGAAGAGTATGGTACTGCTTCAAATATTAAAAGCAGGGTGAATCGTCAATCTGTTTTAGGTGCTATCACATCTGCGCAGCAGAGGCTTAAGTTGTACAACAAAGTACCCCCTAATGGGCTAGTTCTTTATACTGGAACTGTCGTCACTGATGATGGAAAAGAAAAAAAGGTCACCTTTGACTTTATGCCTTTCAAGCCCATAAACGCTTCTTTGTACCTTTGTGACAATAAATTTCACACGGAACCTCTGGCTCAACTCTTAGAATCTGATGAGAAGTTTGGGTTTATTGTCATGGATGGCAATGGTACCCTTTTCGGGACCTTAAGTGGTAATACTCGCGAAGTGCTTCACAAGTTCACGGTTGATCTTCCCAAAAAACACGGAAGAGGTGGGCAATCAGCTCTTCGATTTGCTCGTCTTCGAATGGAAAAGCGCCATAATTATGTTCGGAAGACCGCTGAGCTTGCAACTCAATTCTTTATTAATCCTACTACCAGTCAGCCAAATGTATCAGGGCTAATACTTGCCGGTTCTGCTGATTTTAAAACTGAGCTGAGTCAATCTGACATGTTTGATCCTCGTCTGCAAGCCAAGATACTTAATGTGGCGGATGTGTCATACGGAGGGGAAAATGGATTCAATCAGGCCATTGAATTATCTGCTGAAATTCTATCAAACGTGAAGTTTATACAAGAGAAGCGTTTGATAGGGAAGTTTTTTGAAGAAATCAGTCAAGACACTGGAAAATATGTTTTTGGTGTGGATGATACTATAAAAGCTTTAGAAATGGGAGCCGTTGAAACTTTAATTGTATGGGAAAACTTGGATGTAAATCGTTATGTTTTCAAGAACAGTGTGACCAATGAGACTATCATTAAATACTTGACCAAGGATCAAGAGACTGACCAGAACAACTTCAAGGATTCGGTTACTTCTGCCGAATTGGAGGTTCAAGACAAAATGCCATTACTCGAATGGTTTGCCAATGAATACAAAAACTTTGGCTGCGCGCTTGAGTTTGTCACGAATAGATCTCAAGAAGGATCCCAGTTTTGCCGAGGATTCGGTGGGATTGGTGGAATTCTTCGCTACCAACTTGATATGCGAACCTTTGATGAGCCATCTGATGAAGGAGAAATTTATGAGGATTCGGATTAG